A segment of the Promicromonospora sukumoe genome:
ACCTGGGTTCACGCTCGCTGCCGGGCGCGAACGCCTTCACGGTCCGCGCCGGTTGCCAGGCTCGCCGACCGTGCGGTGCGGGGCCAGGTCCAGGCGTATCGCAGGATGAGGGCGAGAACGATCAGTTCCAGTACGACGCCGAGGCCGTAGAAGTACAGCCAGAACCCGCCCGCCACGTTGAAGACCGTGACGGGGACGTAGAGCGCGGCCACAACGAGGTTAGCGATGCGGCTCGCGCGGGCGGGCAGCGTCATCGACAGCACGACCATGAAGATCGGGACGGCCATGAGGGTCAGCGCCGTCGTCGAGAAGGTCTGGGAGAGGTCGAACTCGTAGACCCGGCCGGCGAGGATGTCCTTGACGATGCCAGGCGTGAAGAAGCCAAGAATGTCCACGTAGGCGTACAGGAACATGAAGCTGGTCCACGCCGCGGCGAGCTTTGCTCGCACCGGGATGCGCGGGTCTTCCAGCGTGGTGGTGGGCTGCGATGTGCTCATGGTGGGCTCCGTTGTCGTGGTGAGGATCGATAGGTCCACGCTCGCTGAGTGCAACGGCTCGCACACCGGCCCGGAGGCCGGAGTTCACCTGGCCGATGGAAGGGCCTCCATCTCATGCTTTCGGCCGGTACGCCGGGGCACACCGATCCCTAGGCTGGAGCCGTGGTCACCTTCCGGCGCTCCGTCTGGCACGAGCCGCGGCCTGCTGACGCCCGACCCGTCGGTCGGCTCGACTGGCTGCTGGCGGGCGTGTTCGCGGCCGCCGCCCTGGTCGAGGGCATCGTTCGGCCGGGGCTGGCCTGGCGGCCCGTGGTGACGGTGCTCGCCCTGGCGCTGGTGCCCGCACTGCTCTGGCGGCGGAGTCGCCCCCTCCTGGCCGTTCTGGTCGGGTGGGGCGTCGCCGGGGTGCTCTCGGTCCTGCAGCTGACGGCGCACGCCGGGGACCTCGGCCTCTACTCCATGATCGCCGTCCTGATCCTGCTCTACGCCCTGGTGCGGTGGGGCTCGGGACGGGAGATCGTCCTGGGGACGGCGTTCGTGGCGGTCATCGTCGTGCTCGGGATGTACGCCACCTCCGCGGGCTGGACCGACGTCTTCGGCGGGAGCGTCCTCCTGCTGCTGGTCGTCGCCCTCGCGGTGGTGTTCCGCTACCGCGCGGCCCTCTCGCATCGTCAGCAGCGCGAGA
Coding sequences within it:
- a CDS encoding DUF6326 family protein, translated to MSTSQPTTTLEDPRIPVRAKLAAAWTSFMFLYAYVDILGFFTPGIVKDILAGRVYEFDLSQTFSTTALTLMAVPIFMVVLSMTLPARASRIANLVVAALYVPVTVFNVAGGFWLYFYGLGVVLELIVLALILRYAWTWPRTARSASLATGADREGVRARQRA